The Coffea eugenioides isolate CCC68of chromosome 8, Ceug_1.0, whole genome shotgun sequence genome has a segment encoding these proteins:
- the LOC113780467 gene encoding uncharacterized protein LOC113780467, translated as MQSKEAKEKVDLVVAKWMIDASIPFNAANSAYYQTMFDATCSFGAGYKAPNFYDLCGYLLTKNVKQVKNFVNSFRTTWKETGCTIMADGWTDQQRRTLINFLVYCPRGTIFLKSDDASDASKTAKMLYKLFREVVLFVGVENVVHFITDNVANYVATGRLLEREFPTLYWSPCAAHCLNLMLHDMDKLDEKECAAIVQLTEPLVRVLRIVDSDERPAMGYLWDSQFHKNLHAAGYWLNPAYQYNSLDLEKHRHATSGLLDMIERYSYANANLMSNLTGEMRLFRKAEGDFGRVSAIRDCDVMLPDEWWTCYGSTTPNLQKLAIHVLSQTCSAFGSERNWSLFEHIHSKKRNRLEHQKLNDLVYVHYNLRLQQR; from the exons ATGCAAAGCAAAGAAGCTAAAGAGAAGGTTGACTTGGTAGTTGCGAAGTGGATGATTGATGCTTCCATCCCCTTCAATGCTGCAAACTCTGCATATTATCAAACAATGTTTGATGCTACTTGTTCTTTTGGAGCTGGTTACAAAGCGCCTAATTTCTATGACTTGTGTGGCTATTTATTGACAAAAAATGTTAAGCAAGTTAAGAATTTTGTTAATAGCTTTCGTACAACTTGGAAAGAAACTGGATGTACTATTATGGCTGATGGATGGACTGACCAACAAAGGAGAACTCTCATCAACTTTCTAGTTTATTGCCCTAGAGGAACTATTTTTTTGAAATCAGATGATGCCTCGGATGCTTCTAAGACTGCAAAGATGTTGTATAAGCTGTTTAGAGAAGTGGTTTTATTTGTTGGGGTGGAAAATGTGGTACACTTCATCACTGATAATGTTGCCAATTATGTTGCTACTGGAAGATTATTAGAAAGGGAATTTCCAACACTTTATTGGTCTCCATGTGCTGCTCATTGCCTAAATTTGATGTTGCATGATATGGACAAGTTAGATGAG AAAGAATGTGCTGCAATAGTTCAATTAACTGAGCCTCTTGTTCGAGTTCTAAGAATTGTTGATAGTGATGAAAGGCCAGCTATGGGATACTT ATGGGATAGTCAGTTTCACAAAAATCTTCATGCTGCCGGTTATTGGCTCAATCCTGCTTATCAATATAATTCTCTTGATTTGGAAAAGCACAGGCACGCAACATCAGGACTTTTGGATATGATTGAGAGATATTCTTATGCAAATGCTAATTTGATGAGTAATTTGACCGGAGAGATGAGATTATTTCGTAAGGCTGAAGGTGATTTTGGTAGAGTTTCTGCTATACGAGATTGTGATGTCATGCTTCCAG ATGAATGGTGGACATGTTATGGTAGCACTACACCTAATTTGCAAAAACTAGCTATACATGTTCTAAGCCAAACTTGTAGTGCTTTTGGCAGTGAAAGGAATTGGAGTTTATTTGAGCATATCCACTCAAAGAAGAGAAATAGATTGGAGCATCAAAAACTAAATGATTTGGTTTATGTACACTACAATTTAAGATTACAACAAAGGTAA